A window of the Pararge aegeria chromosome 2, ilParAegt1.1, whole genome shotgun sequence genome harbors these coding sequences:
- the LOC120630850 gene encoding uncharacterized protein LOC120630850: MKLLILTVAFVGVAFASPLSRTISIGPAIIDQDNSVSVGPAIVDEDIPISVGPAIVDEDSPISVGPAIVDEKSPISVGPAFVMPPFWVGPAIFSPPNSVGPAIIDQDSPISVGPAIIDESSPELSAIDGRPIVQFKIEINDVIVNQNIRQTANIGNEITVNGANSLESPESSETPETPENPEMLG; this comes from the coding sequence ATGAAACTTTTAATCCTTACCGTTGCCTTCGTTGGCGTGGCCTTCGCTAGCCCCTTAAGCCGTACTATCTCAATTGGACCTGCTATCATCGATCAAGATAACTCAGTCTCAGTCGGACCAGCAATCGTCGATGAAGATATCCCCATCTCTGTAGGCCCCGCGATTGTCGATGAAGATAGCCCCATCTCTGTAGGCCCCGCAATCGTCGATGAAAAGAGCCCAATTTCAGTTGGCCCTGCGTTTGTCATGCCGCCTTTTTGGGTTGGACCGGCCATTTTCTCGCCACCAAACTCAGTTGGACCCGCCATCATCGATCAAGATAGTCCTATTTCTGTGGGTCCAGCGATCATCGATGAATCAAGCCCCGAATTAAGTGCCATAGATGGGCGTCCTATTGTCCAATTCAAAATAGAAATCAATGATGTAATCGTAAATCAAAACATTCGCCAAACAGCAAATATCGGTAATGAGATCACTGTGAATGGCGCTAACAGCCTTGAAAGTCCTGAAAGTTCTGAAACACCCGAAACACCCGAAAACCCCGAAATGCTGGGTTAA
- the LOC120630859 gene encoding glycyl-glycine endopeptidase ALE-1-like — protein MKFLLLTVAFLGVAFASPLSRAISIGPAIVEQDSPILVGPAIVDEESSISVGPAIVEEESPISVGPAIVEEENPISVGPAIVEEESPISVGPAIVEEESPISVGPAIVEEESPISVGPAIVDEENETESSGIDGNSVIQFIIKISEVIINQNIDQAANIGNKIIVNGIEKLETPDEPEKL, from the coding sequence ATGAAGTTCTTGCTCCTTACCGTTGCCTTCCTGGGCGTGGCTTTCGCCAGCCCCTTAAGCCGTGCTATTTCAATTGGACCTGCTATCGTCGAACAAGATAGCCCGATCTTAGTTGGACCTGCGATCGTCGATGAAGAGAGCTCCATCTCCGTAGGCCCCGCAATAGTCGAAGAAGAAAGCCCCATCTCTGTAGGCCCCGCGATCGTCGAGGAAGAAAACCCCATCTCTGTAGGCCCCGCAATCGTCGAAGAAGAAAGCCCCATCTCCGTAGGCCCCGCAATCGTCGAAGAAGAAAGCCCCATCTCCGTAGGCCCCGCAATCGTCGAAGAAGAAAGCCCCATCTCTGTAGGCCCCGCGATCGTCGACGAAGAAAATGAGACTGAATCCAGTGGAATAGATGGAAATTCCGTTATccaattcataataaaaatcagTGAAGTAATCATTAATCAAAACATTGACCAAGCAGCAAATATTGGTAATAAAATCATTGTGAATGGAATTGAAAAGCTTGAAACCCCCGATGAACCcgaaaagttgtaa